Genomic window (Candidatus Zixiibacteriota bacterium):
TCACTGCGGCCTGCGGGGCTCCGCCGGTCGGAGTGAAGACATCCGTGGCAGTGAAGTCATGATCGACACCATCATTGGCATCGAATGTGGCGGTGGCATCCAGAAGTACACCGCAAACAGTCTCACCTGCCGGAGCGACTGCTGTGGTCGATACAGCCTGGACATTATAGGATGCGCCATCGCCGGCAAAATCACGTTCGACAACTATATACTCGTTGACATTATCCCAGTATGCAGTCACACCATCGACCGCGTTGATCTGTGTGATCACATCTCCGATGGTCGAGTTGACGGTTAAACCGGTCAGGTTAACCGATGAGGTACCATTATCGACCGAGATCGTAGTGGTCTCTCCCAGTCCCGCGGCAGTAACACCCAGTGAGCCAATGGTTGTGCTCTCCGTAGCACCACCCAGTACGATACCTGTATTGTCAGACTTTTCAGCCTGCTGAGTAAATGCGACCGTGATCTCATGCACACCACCGGCACCATCGGAAGCCTTACCGGTTACGGTATCCACTTTTGTGGTTCCGGCAGACTGCAGGCTGGCGGTCGAATCGGTGGCATTGGAATCGAGATTGTTAGCATAAGTGACACTTGATGTGGCATTGGGCGGATCCTGCTGACCGAACGGCACGGTGATATTACCGAGTTGCGCGGTAGCGGGAATTTCGCCGGTGCTATCGGCCATCTTACCCTGCACGAACATTCCATTGGCAGGATTAATCATGGTACCGTTGGCATCGAAACCGAAGTTGCCGGCACGAGTGAAATACTGCCCGCCGGAACCATCAGCCAGGATAAAGTATCCAGAACCCTGGATTGCCATGTCACTGATTTTTCCTGTCGATTCCAAACCACCCTGCGAATGGATATTATCGATACTGGCAACGCTCATTCCCAGTCCGAGCTGGACGGCATTGGTACCGCCCCTGTTATCAGTCGGTCGCCCGGCACCCTGCATGGTCTGGACAAGCGACTCCTGGAAAGTGGCACGACTGCCTTTGAATCCGATCGTGTTGACATTGGCGATGTTGTTACCCAGAACATCCATGCGCGTCTGGTGGTTGCGCAGTCCGGATACACCTGAGAACAGTGAACTAATCATCCTCCAAATCCTCCTTACATCAGGCTTCCTCAATGGAGGGCCGGCCTGAGTGTTATGTTTCCATTACAAAATAATTGCGCTGTCGATATTGGTGAACACACCTTCGTTCATGTTTTGTTTTTCGATGGCCGTCACCACTTTACGGTTCTGCACATTGACTATAAATGCCAGGTCATTTAGCAAAACCAGCGAATCCCTGGATCCTTTTTCCTGAGCCTTGTCGAGCGCCTGGTTGAGCCGGGCAGTTTCCTGAGGTCCAATTTCAAGCTGGCGACGTTTAATCCGATCCATCAGATGGCGGGAAAAATCCAGGCCGTCCGCCGTAGTCTGCTGGGCACGTCGTACCTGATTTGGCTGTGTCGGGTTGACCCTATCGATGGCAGCCGACTGTAACTGTACAGGATTTATTTTAGCCATGGCTCTACCTCAGCCCTCTTTAACGCCCACTTCGGACACATCACCCAGGGTGACCGTAGTGCCGTCGACGATCAGGTAAGCGGCGCCTTCCATATACTGCACACGCTCAACCGTACCGACCAGAAGCGGACTAACTGTAAGCCTCTCGCCGGAAGCGTCTTTGGCTTCGACACTGATCGAATAATGACCCTCGGGCAGTTCAACTCCATCACTGGATTTTCCATCCCATTTGACCGAATTGATCCCGCCCTCGCTGTGATCTTCATAGACCACATCCACGAGTTCTCCGAGTTCATTGTAGATCGAGATCTTGACCTCATGAGCCGGGCCATTGAGCTGGTATGATAGATTAGCTTCGCCCGAATCATCCAGGTAGATCATGTTGGATTCAGCGGTCACTTCTCTACCCAGAAGCGAGGTCGCCATGCTGTTGGCAATCGACTGCGAGGTGACATAATCCATATTCATCGCTTCAGTCATGTTGTTGTTCATGTTCACTAACTGTTCGAGTGAACTAAACTGCGACATCTGGGCGATGAAATCAGTGTCGTCCATCGGTTCCAATGGATCCTGGTTACGCAACTGTGTCACCAGAAGCTGAAGGAATTCATCCTTGCCCATGTCATCGGGCCGCTTGGCGACATTTCCAGCCGAGTAATCTAATCCCATGGAAATCGGATCGATCATAAGCGTTCTCCTGTTACGCGAATAAGTTTATTCGTCCTCTGAGATTTTGCGCGCCCATGGTCCTGTTCTGATTCTCAGGCATCGATTCAGGTGAGTGCGCAAAATTTCCACGATTTGCAAACCCGGAGCGACCACCGTTTTGATTGGCGGCCTGTCCGGAATTATCCTGTCCCTGATTTCCACCGGAGACGTCTACCGAGAAACTGTCCACCTTGATTCCCTGGGTGGCCAGAGTCTCTCGCAACTGCGGGAGATTCGATTCGACCATATGGCGCGCCAGATGAGAACTGACCTCCAGGCGGGCATTCATCTGGTCACCGACCACACGCAGTTGAACGTCGATTTTACCCAATGATTCAGGTTCCATCTTGATGCGGAATGTTCCACCCTCGGCAAGAGTTTTACCCGACGGAGGAGCATCCATCTTAAACGTTACCTGGCGCGGTTGTGTAGACTGCAGAGTCTTTTGAGTCGACTCGAGCGCAGGCGCGGTTTTGGCTTCGGTCATATTCTGCTGAGAGTTCTGCTCCAGCGGAATTTCCGCGGACATCTTTGTGTTCGTTCCAGAGGCAGTTTTAACCGCCTGCTGTTCGGTCGTCTTACTACCCTCGAGGTTGGCCTTGAATACACGGCCCTCCAATGCGCTCGATTGGGCTTCTTTTTCGGCGACGACCTGACGGCCCAAGCCTTCGGCAAACCGGTTAGGGTTGCCCTCTGACTTTTGATTCTGATTAAGGTTCAGATTGTTCTTCTGTCGATCGACAGATTTTTCGATCCCGACTGTTTTCTCAGATTTATCATCCAATGTCGGGGTTTCGTGCAGGTCAAGCGTTGGCCGGGTAATGCTCTTCTGGTTGACGGGAGCCCGCTCGAGTTTCAGATCTTCGCTTGCGGGGCGATAGATCGGAGCAGTCGGCGTCTTCGAATCCCGCATCGGAGAAAACAGATCATCCGCGGGTCTATCGAGTTTTGCTTCCTGCTGTAAAGCGGTCACCTGTGGCTGAGCGCCTGGTTTCTGAGCAACATGTTTGTCCGGAATAAACAGGACCAGGCGGGCTTTGCCTTTGGCCTCATTTTTCTCGATCAATTTGCCCAGATCGTTGAGATCAGCCGCTTTTTCGCCATTATCATTTTGCTTGACCAGAACAGCATCGAATTCAGCCGGTTTCTGCGCACCTTCCGCCTGCACCTTGAAGGCTGTCAGACTTTTGTCCTCGGCCATCCGTGTTTCGGAGGTACGCGTCAGCACGAGGGTCGCTAACTCCCTCGAACCGTCGTCGGTTTTAGCCTCGCCCGCCGGGGCCACCAGCTTGAGACTTTCGCCGACTTTGAGCTGTTCCAGATCAAAGACATCAGCCAGTTCTGACAGAGCCGACAGCTTCAGCGGAACATCCGCCAGCTGTCCGGACTGTTGCTGGCCGTTGACATCTTCGTTAATCTGCGGGAGACTGCTGTGAGCAGATGCCTGCAAGGATTTCTCGCTTGATTGAAGGGCAGTCTCACTGCCTGAACGGATAATTTCGACCTCGATCTCCGGCATAACCTTCTCTGCCGATGCTTTGATGCCCGACAGGTCAGGTCCCTGCAGAGATTTTTGAAGCGAGGCAAATTGCTTATCCGCCATCATGGTATCAGGCGATTTGCCATCGGACAACGGCAGAACAACCGGTAACGCGTTGTGCGCCTTGCCCTCCGGAATCATCGCAAGCAGTTTATCCAACTCCTGCGGAGTGAATTCGAGTTGGGGCCCGGACTCGTTCATCTGCGGATCAGCCTGGTTCAAAAAGAACAGCAGTTTTTCCGCGAAGTCCTCAGGCGCGATCGAATTCTTTCCGAGCCAAAGTTCGGAACCCGCGTTGGGAGCGGATAATCGCCCGCTGAAGATCTGGAGCAGGTTAAGTGGATTGGAAACAGCTTGCATCAATCTACTCCATCCAGATCAATCATAAACATGGTGATTTGTGCCGCGCGCTCCGACGGTAATTCCGCCATCACCTCGGCACCGTTTTGTTTCCGCATCCTCTGCAGAATCAGCCCCACTTTGGCATCGGAGATGTTTTCCATGATCGCGGCTACTTCTTCCGGTTTCATGGTATCGAACAGTTTGGCGAGGTTGGCGATATTGGTCTGTTCCAGGTTACGGCGCTGTTCAATCAACGCCTTGGTCTGAGCCCTCAGATTTTCGAGCTTGGCGCGTTCGGCCTGGACACGCAGCCACTCCCGTTCGATCTCCTCTTTCTGGGCCTCATACCACTTCACCTGTTCAACCGAATCCTCTTCTGACAGAGTAGAATCCTTCTTCTCCTCTTTCTTCTTGGGGTGATCCTCAGAATCACCTTTCGCCAGCGG
Coding sequences:
- a CDS encoding flagellar hook-basal body complex protein, with amino-acid sequence MISSLFSGVSGLRNHQTRMDVLGNNIANVNTIGFKGSRATFQESLVQTMQGAGRPTDNRGGTNAVQLGLGMSVASIDNIHSQGGLESTGKISDMAIQGSGYFILADGSGGQYFTRAGNFGFDANGTMINPANGMFVQGKMADSTGEIPATAQLGNITVPFGQQDPPNATSSVTYANNLDSNATDSTASLQSAGTTKVDTVTGKASDGAGGVHEITVAFTQQAEKSDNTGIVLGGATESTTIGSLGVTAAGLGETTTISVDNGTSSVNLTGLTVNSTIGDVITQINAVDGVTAYWDNVNEYIVVERDFAGDGASYNVQAVSTTAVAPAGETVCGVLLDATATFDANDGVDHDFTATDVFTPTGGAPQAAVNLGIEVDPVTGLPNGISEIGGGGITCRATAGLDAGTLKIETEDTQHAMSTTVYDSQGGKHTLVTTFTKTNTDNKWNWQITLNGDEVVRYGDTGSVTFNPDGSLLNFSSDSGTPEFSFDPNNGGEDVVMDLNPGSTGMFDGLTGFSSNSTAAIVNQDGYGMGILDSITVDDTGMIYGIFTNGISRELAQVQLAGFNNESGLMKQGQSMYVTSANSGDPIIGTAGETISATISSGALETSNIDLAAEFTGMITAQRGFQANARVITTSDTMLDELVNLKR
- a CDS encoding flagellar hook assembly protein FlgD produces the protein MIDPISMGLDYSAGNVAKRPDDMGKDEFLQLLVTQLRNQDPLEPMDDTDFIAQMSQFSSLEQLVNMNNNMTEAMNMDYVTSQSIANSMATSLLGREVTAESNMIYLDDSGEANLSYQLNGPAHEVKISIYNELGELVDVVYEDHSEGGINSVKWDGKSSDGVELPEGHYSISVEAKDASGERLTVSPLLVGTVERVQYMEGAAYLIVDGTTVTLGDVSEVGVKEG